TTGAATTTCATTATCGCTGAGTCCGAGTTTACGTAATCTGTTTAGCCGGAAAAAGTTCTGCAATAGAAAACGGTACAACGTtcagtttgtttgttttttgttatcaGTTGCAATCCTTGAAGAAATGCATTAAATGCAATTAAATAATAATACTTACTTTCGGAAGGTCACGAATATGATTAGCATCTAAGAAAAGTTCCTCTAGACTTCTAGAATAACGCATAATTTCGTCAGGTACAGTTTGAAGTGAACAGTGGCGTTTGTCCACATATTCGACTTGTCTGTTGCAGCCTTTAAACAATGGAATACACCGAAACATGTTTACTAATAGAACACTGAACTAAATTTCGAACAAATCACTCATAATAAAACACGATTACACGAAATGATCAACAATTTACACGAATTCCGCACAACTATAGTTCGTCAAACTACcattaaataaaatacgaaCGGACTAAATTTACGGTATACTACGATaattcactattttttcaaaatgcactaCATGACtaaatgatttttaaagatacggttttttgaaaatttcactcgaaattcgaaatcacTCGGCAATGTTTGGAGACGAATGCGGCACTGCATTTCACAATTCTTGgaacaagaattgaaaaaaatgttaaataaaaCAGGTAACGTAGAAACAAGAACCCGAATACCACGATTCAAACGTCAAACCGTTTACGGTTTTTAACTCCGACTGATTCATAGCGGTTTAACAACATGGCCGAAGCGAAATTCTTTCTTTGTACCAGCGGCAAGTTTTGGAACTGAGGATGAAACAAACACTGTTCACAAATTAGGGGTTTCCCATTGAGATGGATGcatctttttttcatctcattccaaataaaatgaaacacgaattaaaatttcagctttgattAATCATTTTCCTTCTATGAAAtaagttaatttcattttaattgaatttcttcGAAGAAAATAGAGTTTTGCGATATTCAATTTGGATTTCAATAATTAGGTCTCGTGCATTCAGTGTTAGTATTGTTGTGGAGAAatttcctttgaattttttgaaaaaaaaatgatttcagctgattttgaataaaaaatttgagtatTGACAAGTTgcagtttgataaaattgcatgcGGACAGCAGATGGTAATTATTCGGatgaaaatcatcaattttttcttaaagtttgATTGTTACTTCTTCTATCTCTGAAAACTGTGAGAAGTGAAAGCTCCGGGCTAGGCAACATATTTTTCCCAGCTGTACCGCTACTTTGCCTACTTCAACTTTGAGATAAGAATAAACAagttatgacaaaaaattttgtatgtgGTACTTGGTACATTCGCAggtgataaaaataaaattatccgACTCGTTCTGGATCTAGAAATTAAAGTGTTTTTAATTTGCCCCTTCTTGTGTTCTTGATGACGATGAGTAGATGTCAGTTCACCTTTTTATACCAATTCTTTGGTCCAACATTCCTGAATTATGAGTATTGCTGGTATGTAATTGTAGAAGTGTTATCATTTCTTGAAATACTTACCACGTATGCTAACTAGCTGAACTTGAATAATATCTTTATTTTTCAGGTAAACCAGATAGTTTGTCCAAAGTTCATCACTTCAAAATCCCCAAGAGAACAGAAGGTGATGGAATGGAAAAAGAAGAGCTTAATAAATTGGATAACACCAAAGAAGAAAGTGTCCCTCTCAGGGATCAGCTTATCTATAGACCAGTTGATCTTCGAGAATGCTCGGTACCTCCTACACCTGTAACtggtaaaattataaatttagtACCGAAAGTTACAGTCAACAGCaggaaaaattcatctttcaatGTGAAATTCTCGAAAGAACCTAAGTTCGTTCCTTATGAACCGTATAAAGCAGCTACAAATCCAATAGTGGAGAATAAAACAATTAAACATAAGGtcataaaaatggtaaatgAGGCGAATAGCAACGTAGAAGACTTAATGAAGctcaaaaaagtacatatttctgACGTTACATCGACGCAGTCGTCATCTAATACGATTCCGGAGACTTCGAAAGAAAAATTAGAAtgggaagaagaaaaaaaagtatgctTTAGAGTACCTATACCGACCGCTGTTCATCTGCATATTATTTGATTTCACGTTTAAAATATTTGCGATGATTTATAGGTTTTGTTGGGGGAAATGAGTAGATTGAAGGCAGataatttggatttggaaaatcaaataaaGTTTCAAGCTCAGGTAAATGCTGAAGTTAAAAAACTACTTGTTGCTGCTGTTGGAGAAGATATTGAAACAAGAGTACAATCGCTTACGGAAGATAAGTTACATTTAGCCAAACAATTGCTCAAAACTGCCAAAACATTGTCCACTCATCAAGAGCAGATAGAATGGTTGGCTGGGCAAGGTGAAGTTTGGAGGAGTAAATTTCTTGCAAGCAGGTATGTCATAAATTAAATTATCAATATGATCTTAGCACAGATTAGGTAATACCTATGCTATTTTCTACACTAGCATGCTGGTGGAAGATTTAGCTCGATGGAAAGCTGGACTGTGCCAGAAAGTTTCTGATTATCAAAATGCGTTACAACTTTTAATGAAGGACCGTGATGTGGTTCGGCAAGATGTTTTCAATACCTTCGtgtaagaaaaaatatatacctacctttgTATGCGAAAAGAATCCTGTTttcatcttgttttttttttttttttcgttaacaGAAATCTAAGTACGTTGCaagaaaagttcaatttgaatgTAATGCCGCAAGAAAGTAATCAACGTCAgtttatttcatcaaatattgTCGAACTGTGTGCTTCCAATCGTCACCTTTCCGATTTATTAATGGCTCAACTATTGCATGAAGATGTTTCTCAAAAGAAACAATATGAATTGGATCCTGTAGATTGCCTTACTTCGGCTGAAAAGAACGCCGAGCAAGTTagtatttgaaatgaaaatcttgcAACCGTAATTTTTCCCCTAAAcacataagtaaataaaattcaattcgttaCATTTCACAGGTTCTGATGCAACCTATGATTTCTCTGGAACATAATGATTCAGCTTGTACCGCTGTTATGACTGGAGCTGCGCTAGCTTTATCATCCTCAGCTCCTCATTGCAATCATTGCAATGGGGTAGTAAAAACTATCTgaactcattttaaaataaaaattcacttggtgctgtgaaattcaatttcgagtgataatttttcagttaCGTTGATAAGGTGattcatatttttgttttataatcGTATATTGGATGCaaccaactttttcaattcgtgAGTTTAATAtcaatgcatttttaaaatgatttttacatattattatcTTCATACTATGAGTGCATGTAGCCTATATATTTTGTATTACTATTTTATCGACTggttcatgtttttattttaataaaattcgtAACTTTAATTTGCTTGCTGGTTTAATCCAATATTCAAATAATTACGCAATGATCGAATCGATGATGAAAATGACGATCAAGATCACATATAATTATGTTGTTCTTGAAATATATTCAATATTCGCAGAAGTGCCCACAGAAATAAGTACCGtggtctaaaaatttcaaaatgtgaaataaaatgaagtaataaatgaataaattacgtTTTTCTGCGCTAAAGAATGATCAACACCGAAGTTacaaatgcatttaaaaaatggtaaataagtcgttaaaaaaaatgaaatagaacaATTAGAAAATGAAACTACAACACAACatataaataaaaacattagaagtaaattaatcaaaataatacATGAATTAAATGGCTAATTGGGACAAATTAATCCCGGGTTTTTTAATAAGCTCGATTTTTTAGTTAATTGTCTTTAAGGGTGCTCGATGGAATTACTTCAAACAGCTTTTTTTGGAGTGTACTCGTAAGCTTTTCTCAATCGTCGTCTGAATTCAGTTGGGAACTTGTCGTAACATTTTTTACAAGCCGGCTTCAGATCAATTTCATAGAATTTGGTTTTCTGAGTCATTTTTTGATCGCATATCGAACACGCAAAATGATGAACACACCATGCCTTATTTAAAGCTGTGAACACTGTGATAAAATATTCGTAAGTTAAAGGTCGATTAAttcgtacctactttttgataaaataatttcacgtACCATCACCGGCAATAACTTGATTGCAAACGAAACACAAATTTCCGAATAACTGGTGATAGTGGGTTTCGCAATAAGCCAAACCTTTCTTTTCGTAGTGACGATTACCCAAAAATGGTTTCTCGCATTTAGCGCAAACAAAGTGCTAAAACAAGAATATTTCATtaatatacgagtactcgtCCGTACAcaataaactttttgaaaacagtttACCTCAACGTGCCAATGTTTACCCAACGCTGTGACTACTCGTTCTTCAATCGGACGTCGACAAGCACCGCAAATAGGAATGCCCATTTTGTCGTGGCATCGTAAACAGTATAATTCGTTCTGTCAATATAAATATCATCGTATTAATTATTTCGTAGCGTTGAAAACTTGATACGTGTATACAACGAATCTCAATTACCAAATCATTGGCTGAATAGCCTGGTCTGCTTTTTACTTCTCTAGCATCGGAATTTAATTCAATGCCACATGCGGTACAGTTGAAATGATACGGATGGAACACTTCACCACGGAAACGTAATGGTTTGTCGTCTATAACTCCACTGAAATTTAAACGTGAGTATTAATTCCGTTTCCCgccaaattaatattttttgtttttcggaAGCTCAACTTACTGGCATTTGTGGCAAACGTATTTGCCTAATCCGACGGCTTTTTCTTTAGCATTACACTCGTGACACAGAGCTCTACCTTGATTTTTCACGAATCCCAAATCAGCCAATTCTTTGTAGCATAATTCGCAGCGGAAACATCTCGGATGCCAGTTGGCATTCATGGCTTTGATAACTCGACCAATTATAAATTCATCTACAggcaaaaattttcaggaaatgaaaCTACACGtgatttgaaaacaaataataGATTTCGACAACGCTCGTGACAATCTTCGATAGACGTAAATAACAATGTAACTCGCTGAATATAATTCTCAAGTACTCATATACATTACCTacagtagataggtacttagataTAGATAGGCATTATAAAGTATACGTACTGCATTTTCCGCAACACGGTgcaaataaaacttgaaaatcatgCTCGCAATACTTTCGTCCCTCAAATTCGTAAAATATTCCATCGGGAAATGGTCGGAAACACTGAGCACACCTGAAAATTAATACGTAAGTAAAAATTCGTACCTATCTGataatcgcgattttttttcgatatctaCCTAAGCTTCTAATACTTACACGAAACACTGAGGATGCCACAGCTCCCCATTAGAATTGACTATCTTCTCGTGCGCCTCAAATCCGTCTCCACACCGGGAACAGAACATATTGTTCAAAGGCATCGTTATACTGCAAACAAATAGGAATTAGTTTAAAAAACTCGTGTTCAATGATACACTCACAAGACATACCTTCttctattaaaaaataatctactATAGTAACTTTCTGTTCGTCTTTTAAATAATTGACTACTTTGTAGTGGTAATAATCTCCCGGTAAATTCTGATTCATCGGGTACATTATTAAGATTacgattcattttgaaaattcacgtcGTTAAACCGCGAACATCGAGTTATCGAAGAAGAAACGTGTTGAAAGACACGAGCGTAAAATCGCACTCTTAATTTATCGAATCCGCCAGCACTTAATACGATATGCACAAACTTGGAAGTACATATTTCACCGAAATAGACTGACTCGAATGCAAACAAAACTTTTCATATAATCCGAATACCgttatcatttaaaaattctatagaTAATTTCAGACCATAGAGAAAAGCACCTCGAAATATCTTAATTAATGAGGCCAAACGTTTACAAGGACCAAATAGCGACCAACACTACTATGTCACACAGTGCTCAACACTATTGTTATATTTACTTTGCAATAACAAATAAGTAAATAAGTGAAGAGTTTTTGCCTTCTCTTGCATCGATGCGAGaaactttatttatttatatttaatgGTTTTTCAGCTGTGTACTGATTCGCGTACAATTAATAACGTGCTTTTTTATGCATAAACTGTAAACATATGTACACTTATAGTTTCTCGTTTGCATCGCACGTTTCAACACTGATCGAGTGTTACAAACATCTTTACTAGGACGACCGTATCATCTTTACGGTGGAAATTTGTTCCCACCTTTCAGGAGTTAAATTTAcgcaaaattctttgaaaaaaaatttatactcaAGTAGGTATCCCTAAAAGTTAATGAATcgtactagaaaaaaaatttccacgaagATGAAACCTAAATATTCTGATAAAAATACCTTACGTACGCAcgaaaatacgtacctatctacttatgtTATCGCAGATGgcttcgaaaaaattataatttcgttGAAGATATCATCAATTGTAAGTTTTACAATACCTAATTCAAtcaatgtatacctacctattaaccccaaaagttcaaaaatattgcaCCATAATTATCTATGTATTAAAGATGATACCCaatgcgagaaaattttttcgttttttcgcaaaacgaatgataagtacatataatatgtacctacaacttGCATTATCTCTTTCCTTACACTatagaaagtaggtacctaaagcaAACAAATCAGATTACGTAATAGgatcttaattttaaaaaatagaggtTAAATTCGTACACgtgaacaaatcaaaaataccaacaaaaaaaaatgaaatacgtaCAAATCAGATGAGTACACGACATCTTGAACCAAgacataaataaaattaaacagcTCGAAATGTAGAATCTATCAACATTGAGAGTTAGAAAATGAAGGttgaatgataaaattttgaacttcgatctgtaattttcaaaggaCGTTTACCTCTGAAGTAGGTAGTTTATAAATGCATTTTAAGCATTTAAAATACTTCTTTCTCTCTCGGTAAATAAACTAAGTAGGCTATTTTTCCACGAGACattcaaataaaaacattttgaaatattttcaaattcaagataAAACATATAGCTAAGTTATTTTCTCGGTGTTTGAATTATTCTCGTATAATTAGtacttttgatttcaaaatttttcattcattcgtagatttttcattaaaataccaACCAAAGAAATctataaaaaatgaagtgtttCCTATCTGATTTCATACGCATCTCGAAACagtcaaaaatcgaattcaataaaattttcaactgctcaaatCTATCTCcaagcctttgaaaaagaagTCTATAgcatcaaagaaaaattaaaatcttacaGAAGGGTCCAgatcaactgaaaaattcacgatGTTTATGACTGGAGctaaaattgaagttttgattATTACCTATGCTAACATTTTGACgagaaattacgaaatttttgtaacattatccgataaataaaaaataaaactgaattgCTAAGATTAAAATAATCGCTTGCCGAAGTAATGAccttcaatattgaaaaatttcccacatttcggcaaaaattcaacgttattttcattttatttattcaatttatcagaatgtacctataggtatgcaCCTGAGGAGAACGTctacctacctagctacctatTTTATTGTCTATCTGCTCGTacttcggtgaaaaaaaaatcataaaaaaataaagctcaattttttagGAAGACTATGCTGAACTTCTGAATAGTGCTGATTCACAATTCAATAATTAGATAGCGATTTTCGCAAGTATTCGATCACAACGAACAGATCAAATaatctacgtagtacgtacctaatTTATTACCATGTTAGTGACAAGATTAACTTGAACGTTCATTACGTACATCTCGATAATTAATCGTCGAACGAAAATAGgtttaaatttccaaaacaattgACCTTGACATTGGACTTTCAACCAAGTACTGataaaagttttcgaaaataaaatttaaaaaaatcaaatcaagtaaCTGTATAGCTTACCCAGGCATTTGGACAAATTGCACAATAACCTCTGAGAAATATACAAAAGCTTAACAGCAATTTCTTGCAGAAGCGGTATTCGTGAACTGTACAAAGAAAACCTTATATTAATACTTTCAGTGAAGATGAATATCACTACGAAAATAACGATACGTAAA
The sequence above is a segment of the Planococcus citri chromosome 3, ihPlaCitr1.1, whole genome shotgun sequence genome. Coding sequences within it:
- the stck gene encoding LIM and senescent cell antigen-like-containing domain protein 1 isoform X1, with the translated sequence MNRNLNNVPDESEFTGRLLPLQSSQLFKRRTESYYSRLFFNRRSITMPLNNMFCSRCGDGFEAHEKIVNSNGELWHPQCFVCAQCFRPFPDGIFYEFEGRKYCEHDFQVLFAPCCGKCNEFIIGRVIKAMNANWHPRCFRCELCYKELADLGFVKNQGRALCHECNAKEKAVGLGKYVCHKCHGVIDDKPLRFRGEVFHPYHFNCTACGIELNSDAREVKSRPGYSANDLNELYCLRCHDKMGIPICGACRRPIEERVVTALGKHWHVEHFVCAKCEKPFLGNRHYEKKGLAYCETHYHQLFGNLCFVCNQVIAGDVFTALNKAWCVHHFACSICDQKMTQKTKFYEIDLKPACKKCYDKFPTEFRRRLRKAYEYTPKKAV
- the stck gene encoding LIM and senescent cell antigen-like-containing domain protein 1 isoform X2, with translation MPGITMPLNNMFCSRCGDGFEAHEKIVNSNGELWHPQCFVCAQCFRPFPDGIFYEFEGRKYCEHDFQVLFAPCCGKCNEFIIGRVIKAMNANWHPRCFRCELCYKELADLGFVKNQGRALCHECNAKEKAVGLGKYVCHKCHGVIDDKPLRFRGEVFHPYHFNCTACGIELNSDAREVKSRPGYSANDLNELYCLRCHDKMGIPICGACRRPIEERVVTALGKHWHVEHFVCAKCEKPFLGNRHYEKKGLAYCETHYHQLFGNLCFVCNQVIAGDVFTALNKAWCVHHFACSICDQKMTQKTKFYEIDLKPACKKCYDKFPTEFRRRLRKAYEYTPKKAV
- the LOC135838627 gene encoding golgin-45, coding for MSIAGKPDSLSKVHHFKIPKRTEGDGMEKEELNKLDNTKEESVPLRDQLIYRPVDLRECSVPPTPVTGKIINLVPKVTVNSRKNSSFNVKFSKEPKFVPYEPYKAATNPIVENKTIKHKVIKMVNEANSNVEDLMKLKKVHISDVTSTQSSSNTIPETSKEKLEWEEEKKVLLGEMSRLKADNLDLENQIKFQAQVNAEVKKLLVAAVGEDIETRVQSLTEDKLHLAKQLLKTAKTLSTHQEQIEWLAGQGEVWRSKFLASSMLVEDLARWKAGLCQKVSDYQNALQLLMKDRDVVRQDVFNTFVNLSTLQEKFNLNVMPQESNQRQFISSNIVELCASNRHLSDLLMAQLLHEDVSQKKQYELDPVDCLTSAEKNAEQVLMQPMISLEHNDSACTAVMTGAALALSSSAPHCNHCNGVVKTI